The segment CAGCGAGACGGGGACGGCGAAGGAGGACAGGAACGGGAGGCTAGCGGCGTGCATCTCCTTGGCCTGCTTCCATGTCCCATCGAGCAGTAGCAGTGTCGGgttggcgcgcgcgggcggaggCGTGGATCGGCACCAGGAagcgaggtcggcggcgtccGGCGAAGGGAAGAGCAGGAGGACGGGAGAGCGAGAGATGACGGGggcggaggaagggaggaggcggcggccggggatgAGGCGGAGGTTGGAGAGGGAGcgggcgaggagggggagggtggAGAGCGGGTTGCGGCGGAGGGCGTGCGGGTGGTGGAGGATGAcgacggtggtggaggtggggagCGGCGTGGCGGGAAGGTACGGGCAGAGGCAGACGGTGGATGGGCGGCCGCAGCCGGAGCTGCAGACGGCGCGACCGGGAGGAgtctcgtcggcggtggcgtcgccggcggctgaGGGGAGTGGCTCGAAGTCCATCACGATTTTGGCCAGTAAAAGCTCAGCACTTTCCCATGTTTATTAATCTTGGCCCATTTCACTACTATGGGTTATATAGGCTTGGGCCGAGGTTACACTGGTACACAATTTTCCCTTGTATTTTTCATCACAAATAAAGGTTAAAAGAAAGGTTTAGTGTGTTAAGAATCCAAAAATAAACAACATGCTGGTTCTTTGAATTTAACGAACAAACGAAATTAAATTCTCACAGAAAAGAGAGTTATTTTCATATATTGTTCTTCTGTTGGCAGAGCAGGTAGAAATGGCTTACCCTTAGCCAATCCGAGATACAGGGCCCACGGAAGCAATGAGAGCAGGACATCCTCGTTAGCTTCTCTCCCACCTCAAAGACCTCCAGTTAAACAGCGCATGCAGTTGAGCTCCTTTGCCTCGCTCGCCCAAGCCTCCAGCAGCTCGGCCATGGCCGTGCTCGACGCGGGCACAGCACCGAACCCACTGTTCCTGTACGCGGGGACATCACTGAAACTACCATTCCTGTACGCCATCATAGTAGGTtgtatggtggtggtggtggcggcggcgatggcaccGTGACTATTCATACCAAAGTGAAGCTACCGGTTCAAGAGCCTATCTAAATACATAACCCCGTCACACCATTCGATCACCATCCCATTCTTATGGTAGGTGTTATCCACCGAATAGCTTTCCACCTCTTCTTCATGCCCATCTTTGCGCATCGCCCATAAATATGGCATATCATCTCAATTGTttctaggcaaaatttgctaaggacacttaaaaaatactccctccgtcccataatataagggattttgagtttttacttgcaacgtttgaccactcgtcttattcaaatttttttgaaattattatttattttatttgtgacttactttattatctactgtactttaagcacaacttttcgttttttatatttgcaaaaataatttgaataagacgagtggtcaaacgttacaagcaaaaactcaaaatcccttatattgtgggacggagggagtacgtaattAGCTGTGGGACATCGAAAAGATGTGAATTTGCTCGAGAACACTCCAAAATTCCGGTAATTTGCTGCTGGACACTGAacgtattaaaatataatatccactCAATCAATGAGAGAGAAATCACATAAAATGATAATTTTACCCTTATCTTCTTTTCCCTTCTTTCAGTGTGTTCCGAGTTCCGACGCTCACATGTAGCAAGCTCTATTGGCTTGCCCATGGTGGACAGGTGCTAGCGCGTAGTCGACGGCGTGGTTGTGTAGCATGCCGTTGGCACCGGCCTCGTCCCCACCCCCAAGCCCCCCGCTGACCGCCCGCGCGTGTCGCCGAGACGTTCCTTGGCGGCGGAGCTCCCATGGATTTCGGCGACAAAAGCAGAGCTAAAAAGTAGTCAGAGAGTAAATGATACTAATGAACAACTAGATGACCAAAGATTCAAAATTATAGTTGTAAACAGTGGGAGTTGTAAAACAAGAGCTAGTTTCAGAAAACATAAGCTAAGCTTCCATAGAACTCTTTTATATAGTACTGATCTGTGATCACTTGTCACTACACACACCaagggaaggagagaaaaagaaagatcagAAGCAGAGACCTATTGCTATGTCGAAGAAGGTAAAATTAAAAGCAGCAAGAAAGCAGAGGAAGGCGGCTGGCTAAGCTTGCTCCAAAAGTTCAGAGATTTGCTGCAAGCCCGCGAGAGCAGGGGGTGTCTCCGGCTAGTAGCCGCCAGCGGCGTTGGCTGCGAGCTTGATGGACGACGGCAGCGGGCTGCACAGcagcgcgcgcggcggtggcggctgctcCAGACGCCTCCCTGCGACGTCGTAGTAGATCATGCCGGAGAAGTCCAACGACTGGCACTGCTCCTCCATCAGTATCTCCTTCCTCCACACACCGTCCTCCGCGTGGAAGCTTAGCTCCAGCCcgacct is part of the Oryza glaberrima chromosome 12, OglaRS2, whole genome shotgun sequence genome and harbors:
- the LOC127757130 gene encoding uncharacterized protein LOC127757130 codes for the protein MDFEPLPSAAGDATADETPPGRAVCSSGCGRPSTVCLCPYLPATPLPTSTTVVILHHPHALRRNPLSTLPLLARSLSNLRLIPGRRLLPSSAPVISRSPVLLLFPSPDAADLASWCRSTPPPARANPTLLLLDGTWKQAKEMHAASLPFLSSFAVPVSLPVDCGVDGDSMFEGELVVKKEPHKGCVSTMEAVARALRLLEPEGRGEEIEETMVGVLRAMVAFQAEHLQHRPMKPRVKMRKKKDIKREEEMKRNTLDWSD